The Photobacterium sanguinicancri genome includes the window TTGTACGACCGACAGGCTTACTCGATCCTGAAATTGAAGTTCGACCTGTCACCACACAGGTGGATGATCTACTTTCTGAAATTCGGCTTCGTGAAGTAAAAGGGGAACGTGTGCTGGTCACCACCCTAACTAAGCGAATGGCAGAAGATCTGACCGAGTACTTAGCAGAGCATGGTGTAAAAGTGCGTTACTTACACTCAGATATTGATACCGTCGAGCGGGTTGAAATTATTCGCGATCTTCGATTGGGTGAATTTGATGTGCTGGTAGGGATAAACCTATTACGCGAAGGGCTTGATATACCTGAGGTGTCGCTAGTCGCGATATTAGATGCTGATAAAGAAGGCTTTTTACGCTCAGAGCGGTCATTGATTCAGACTATGGGCCGTGCAGCACGTAACTTAGAAGGTAAAGCGATCTTATATGCTGATCGTATTACGGGTTCAATGGAACGGGCGATGGGAGAAACAAACCGCCGCCGTGAAAAGCAGAAAATCTATAATGAAAAAAATGGCATAGTACCGAAAGCATTAAACAAAAAAGTGGGCGATATTCTTGAACTTGGTAAAAGTAAAACAGCGAATAAAGCGGCTAAATTGCATCAAGTGGCGGAGCAAAAAGGGAACTATTCCTCGTTATCTCCTCAAGAGTTGGATGCTAAAATTAAAGTACTCGAGACTGAAATGTACGATTATGCTCAGAACTTAGAGTTTGAAAAAGCTGCTGAAACGCGTGATAAAATTCACACATTGCGTCAGCAATTTATCGCTAACAGCTAACAGCTAACAGCTACAAACTAGCTCGCTAGTCATGATTATTAGTGGGCTTAGTTACTTTCTCCGCAACAGCACCTATCTGTATATCAGTACTTTTTCACCAGTATTTCTTAACTAGCAGGCAAAAAAAAGCCAACCGTAATGAATTCGGTTGGCGTCATTGTTTTAGTGAAAGTATTCACAAACAACGTCAGTTGGCTAGGTTGACTCATACGAGTCACTTTATCTATTGCAGTCTCTGTGCCAACTTTTTTGTGGACGTATAAATGTACTTTTTTCAGGGTCTTTGTAATGTTTTTAGCCTAATTTTATTCTACACTGAGAAAGGAATTTGCATTTTGCGAACCGAATTGCAAACTGAAATGAGAATAATAGAAAGCAAAAAATTTATAGCCATTGTTTTTGGGTTTTGATTACACTTAATTTAAGGATGTTTAGGAGGTCGCAATGGAAAGCAAAAGTAAACAGCGCCAGGTGCTTATGGTTGAAGATACAGCATCTGTTGCAGCGCTGTATAAATCATATCTTAATCCACTTGGCCTTCAGGTTGATATTGTCGGTACAGGGCAGGAAGCACTGGACATGATCGCATTAGCGGTGCCGGATCTTATTTTACTCGATCTTCGCTTACCCGATATGACGGGTATGGCAGTACTTGAGTCTGTACGGCGCGATTATGGCAATGTTCCAGTGGTGATCATGACTGCTCATGGTTCTATTGATGTCGCTGTAGAAGCGATGCGTTATGGCGCGCAAGATTTTTTGATTAAGCCATGTGAAGCCGATCGACTACGTATCACGGTGAACAATGCACTTAAGCAAGAGCAAAAAACAAGTAAAAGCACCGAGTCTAAGCAGGGGGGCGCGCAGTACCAAGGTTTTATTGGCAATAGTTTACCGATGCAAGCAGTCTACCGAGTGATTGAGTCTGCGGCTTCAAGTAAAGCGACGGTTTTTATTACCGGTGAAAGTGGTACAGGTAAAGAAGTCTGCGCTGAGGCTGTTCATGCGGCCAGTCCACGTAATGACAAGCCGTTTATTGCCTTAAATTGTGCCGCTATTCCGAAAGAGCTTATTGAAAGTGAATTGTTTGGGCATATGAAAGGGGCATTTACAGGGGCCTCTACCGAACGACAAGGTGCTGTTGAGCTTGCACATAAAGGGACTCTCTTCCTCGATGAGCTATGTGAAATGGATCTGGACTTACAAAGTAAGCTACTTCGCTTCATTCAAACGGGGACGTATCAAAAAGTGGGGTCGTCCAAGACGCAGGTGGTCGATGTTCGTTTTGTTTGTGCAACTAACCGAGATCCTTGGATGGAAGTACAAGAAGGGCGTTTTCGTGAGGATTTATACTATCGTCTTCATGTTATTCCCGTGACGTTACCGCCATTACGTGAACGGGGCGATGATGTTATAGAGATTGCGCATGCTTTGTTGGCTTTGATGTCGTTAGAAGAAACTAAAAACTTCAGTCGCTTTGAAGATCAAGTGATTAATTTTTTCAATCAATACAATTGGCCGGGTAATGTTCGTGAACTACAGAATGTTATTCGTAATATTGTCGTGCTTAATGACAGCGATGAAGTGTCATTAGCGATGTTGCCACCTCAGCTTAAATTGAGAAATGGCGTTGAAATTGCATCAGAGCAAGAAGCCGTTTCGCCAACACCGATGGCGAAACAACAATTAATGCCTGTGGGTGGTGATGAGCGGCAAATTATAGAACCACTATGGATTGTCGAAAAAAGGGCAATTGAAACTGCCATTGATGCCTGCAACGGCAATATCCCACGCGCAGCGGGTTTACTGGAAGTAAGTCCATCTACCATTTATCGAAAATTACAAACCTGGCAAGAAGTCGCGGGTAGTAAATAGGGAGCGAGTTATGGCGACAGCAATTAATGCAGATACAATTAAGCGACTAGCTGATGAAGTTGGTCATGAAACAGTCTCGCTCTTATTTAATGTGTTCAGTGACGAACTGCACCAATATTTACATCAACTTTCAGATAAACCGTCTGTAAATCAAGTGGGTGAAATTAGCCATGCCATAAAAAGCAGCGCTGCAAGTTTTGGGGCGGATGAATTAGCGGCAATGGCACAAGAATGTGAATCACGCGTCAAGCAAGGTCAAGATGAATGGATGACAAACCATTTGCCTGAATTCAGACAAATGGTGCAAGGTATGGCAAAAGAATATAAAGCCTTAGCGGCTGACGACCAGTTTATCGATCGCATTCTTTAGTTTTGTGCGGTCATGTCGCCAATTATGGTTGCTGGCCGCAAGATCTTCCACAAACTGTTCATAGCGTGGTGGAATGTTTGATAGGTTGGTTTCTGTGATAATACCATCAACATAACGACCACCCATTGCACGTTCGCACCAGTGCAGCATCGTTTCTAGGCTCATCATTCCTGCTGGGCCTTTTTCATTATCTAAGTTTGTAATAAAGATAATACGCGCAGAAGAGGCTTTAAGAGCTGCTGCAATTTCTTTTAGCAGTAATGGCGGCATAACACTGGTTAAAAAGCTACCAGGGCCAAGTAATATAAGGTCGGCATCTTCTATGGCTAGAACCGCTTCCTTTGTGGCGGGTACCGCTGGCTCAACATATAAACGTTGAGGCACTTCACTTAATTCATCTACGCTGGTTTCACCATGGATAATTTCACCCGTTGGTGTCATGGCTGATAAATCCGCAGGGTGCTCTGTCATTGGCACAATATGCGTTTCAACTTTTAGCATGTCACGAATAAGATTGATGGCATCTAAAGGGCGAATACTCATGTTATCTAATGCTGTTAGCATCAAGTTACCTAAGTTATGACCACTTAGCTCACCCGTTCCTTTGAAGCGATATTCAAAAATCATTGAGCCGACTGACGGCTCGGTGATCAATTGATTGATACAATTACGGGTATCACCCCATGCAATACCACCCTGACAAGCACGGATCCTGCCAGTAGAGCCGCCATTATCTGTGGTAGTAACAATACCAGTGACCTGAGAACCATAGTCTGACAACGCAGATAGCATACGGCCTAAACCATGGCCGCCACCAATGGCAACGATCTTAGTCGAATTTTTAGATGTGGAATTTGTCATATTGTTGCAGTTAATTGTGATCATAGACGTAAATCAGTGTACCTAATCCATCTACAGAATACACGCTGCTGTTTTCAATATGACAGTGCTGTCACTTTATGTGTTATTGGACGGATAAAAAAGTACAAAAAAATACCCCCATGAAGGGGGCTAGCAGAAAGGAAATTGGCAGTCGTTATAGAGCAGTAATCGCTGGTGGAGCAAAAGTAGGCTAATGTGGTTCTAGCATCATGCTCATCAGATAATCACAAGTATCTAAGCAATTAGGCGTATTGATCAATGCTTGTTTCTCTTGCGCCGGTACGGGCAATATTTCTAACCAGCGCTGACAGAGCCAGCTCAAGTTATTAAATTCTTTGTGTTGATGAAGACCAGCAAGTTCTGGGTATTTGTCAAACATGATTTGCAGTTTGTCCGCGAGCAGCTGTTGGTCATTTGCGATTTCCGTTTCAGGCCATTGTGGTAAAGACTTAAAATCTGCAAAAATTGCCCCATCTTCATCATGCTGTTCAAGTGATTTTATGCAGAAGTTTTCATGTGCATATAAGGTTGCGATTAAAGCGCCGTCGTTTTTGGATGTGTCAAAATCTTCCACGGTTACTCGTGTACCAATTTGGGTGTAATGCGATGAGTTATTGTCGTCAATCATACAAACACCAAAACCAATATCAGAGGTAAGAGCGTGCTTAAAGGATTCCATTTGCGATCCTGGAGCAACCCTCATTGGCATCTTCCCTTTAGGTAACACGTGACGTTTTTGGAATAATACTGGGATTAAATTAGCCATTGTCTGCTCCATTTTTGTTATTGATTCTAGATATTAAAGACAATGCATAAGTGATGCCGAAACTGCCAAAGGCTACATATATGTTGTTAGCTGTTATTTAGCGCATAAAAATCCCTTTCTATTCTCAACTTGCAATCGCAATTTACGAAAACCTATGCAAAATGCGAATTACTTAGTGTTGCAGATAGTTCGCATCGCACTATCACTGGGTAACAGCTCAAGGTGTCCAAGTTCATCAAAGTACCACCCCTTGATAAGGCCTTTCTCCATCATGTCATTAAAGTTGTCGATGACGCCTTGTGCCTCGCGATAAGCGGCTTGTGGCTCTATGCCATCTTCACGTTGCAAGTAGAGTGCTATGTCGTCCAGTGTTGCGGACTCAATAATATTGACCATAATAACCTCACATTTATTAAGAAAATTTACCGATATTCACTTTAGTAGTATTGTCGTGAATCACCATGAAAGGTAGAATGCAGCACGTTTTTTTCATTGATTTTGTCAATAATTCAAAATCTCTGATACTTTTAATAATAAGATTTAGCCGTTATCGCTCATTGTCGAAGCCCATTTTTGGTGTTTGTTCTTCACTCTGCGATAGCAGCCATAGCTCCGAGCCTTGATTGCTAAGTTGCTATTTGTTCTATGGATATCTTTATCTCTACGAACTGAATGCGATAAGTGATCAATGCCAGTGACTGATTGTCACCAGGGTCGTTTTAGAAATGAAACGGCCTCCCGTATTTGGAAAGGTGTCCAATGGCAATACAATTTGAAGATAGTTTTCAGCGTAAATTTTATTATTTACGCCTTTCTGTTACCGATGTGTGTAACTTTAAATGTACTTATTGCCTGCCTGACGGTTACCGTCCGGAAGGTCATAAGAAACCCTCATTCCTAACGCTTGATGAAATCGAGCGTGTCACTGGCGCGTTTGCACAGTGTGGTACAA containing:
- the luxO gene encoding quorum-sensing sigma-54 dependent transcriptional regulator LuxO; translation: MVEDTASVAALYKSYLNPLGLQVDIVGTGQEALDMIALAVPDLILLDLRLPDMTGMAVLESVRRDYGNVPVVIMTAHGSIDVAVEAMRYGAQDFLIKPCEADRLRITVNNALKQEQKTSKSTESKQGGAQYQGFIGNSLPMQAVYRVIESAASSKATVFITGESGTGKEVCAEAVHAASPRNDKPFIALNCAAIPKELIESELFGHMKGAFTGASTERQGAVELAHKGTLFLDELCEMDLDLQSKLLRFIQTGTYQKVGSSKTQVVDVRFVCATNRDPWMEVQEGRFREDLYYRLHVIPVTLPPLRERGDDVIEIAHALLALMSLEETKNFSRFEDQVINFFNQYNWPGNVRELQNVIRNIVVLNDSDEVSLAMLPPQLKLRNGVEIASEQEAVSPTPMAKQQLMPVGGDERQIIEPLWIVEKRAIETAIDACNGNIPRAAGLLEVSPSTIYRKLQTWQEVAGSK
- a CDS encoding Hpt domain-containing protein; the protein is MATAINADTIKRLADEVGHETVSLLFNVFSDELHQYLHQLSDKPSVNQVGEISHAIKSSAASFGADELAAMAQECESRVKQGQDEWMTNHLPEFRQMVQGMAKEYKALAADDQFIDRIL
- the yvcK gene encoding uridine diphosphate-N-acetylglucosamine-binding protein YvcK, giving the protein MTNSTSKNSTKIVAIGGGHGLGRMLSALSDYGSQVTGIVTTTDNGGSTGRIRACQGGIAWGDTRNCINQLITEPSVGSMIFEYRFKGTGELSGHNLGNLMLTALDNMSIRPLDAINLIRDMLKVETHIVPMTEHPADLSAMTPTGEIIHGETSVDELSEVPQRLYVEPAVPATKEAVLAIEDADLILLGPGSFLTSVMPPLLLKEIAAALKASSARIIFITNLDNEKGPAGMMSLETMLHWCERAMGGRYVDGIITETNLSNIPPRYEQFVEDLAASNHNWRHDRTKLKNAIDKLVVSR
- a CDS encoding LON peptidase substrate-binding domain-containing protein, which codes for MANLIPVLFQKRHVLPKGKMPMRVAPGSQMESFKHALTSDIGFGVCMIDDNNSSHYTQIGTRVTVEDFDTSKNDGALIATLYAHENFCIKSLEQHDEDGAIFADFKSLPQWPETEIANDQQLLADKLQIMFDKYPELAGLHQHKEFNNLSWLCQRWLEILPVPAQEKQALINTPNCLDTCDYLMSMMLEPH